A segment of the Synechococcus sp. MEDNS5 genome:
GTTGATCAAGACAAACCCTCGCTCACAACGCTCCGATACGCGCTTGATCTGCTGGCCAACGATCAGCAGCTTGTTGTCTTTCCCGAGGGACGGATCAATCGCGACGACGAACCAATCGTTCTGGAGCCGGGATTGGCTCGTCTGGCCCAAATGGCCTTGAGGCAGGGAGTAAAGGTCCCCGTCGTACCGGTTGGTTTGGCTTACAACCCACTGCGACCTGGACCCCGCAGTCGTGCTGCCATCTGTTTTGGCGAGGCACTGCTTGTCGCCGGGAGAGGAAGAGAACAAACTGATCACTTCAACCAACTCCTTGTGAAGAGGATGCAGGCGGCTGAACAAGCGGCAAGGAGGGCCATTGGACGTCCCATGGAATGCCTTTAAAGTC
Coding sequences within it:
- a CDS encoding 1-acyl-sn-glycerol-3-phosphate acyltransferase, producing the protein MPSSLATRASALQTGIDPLWASLAMVVTQDLALPGYFRERLVLGSQHLPMTGPILLAPTHRARWDALMLPMAAGRRISGRDCRFMVTRTEMTGLQGWFLHRLGCFPVDQDKPSLTTLRYALDLLANDQQLVVFPEGRINRDDEPIVLEPGLARLAQMALRQGVKVPVVPVGLAYNPLRPGPRSRAAICFGEALLVAGRGREQTDHFNQLLVKRMQAAEQAARRAIGRPMECL